From one Melioribacteraceae bacterium genomic stretch:
- a CDS encoding diaminopropionate ammonia-lyase, producing the protein MVSVPPIEWMQNNNLKKEKNTEVINELFPKETTTIARNFHRKINGYKITPLKSLPHLADMINIGGIFIKDESQRLNLNSFKVLGGTFAIYNYLINSLKLDFEDILLADLKSQIIKKQLGNLKFAAATDGNHGMGIAWASKQLGFESIIYVHKNTTQARIDAIKNNGAEVVIVDGTYDEAVKKIFRDSKKNGWQVLSDTSWKGYEDIPKWVMQGYTTMLSESQEQFAALGIVKPTHIFIQAGVGALAASVIGYYRQLFGVESPKFIIVEPTKAQCLYRSAKISDGKVHSDNGDLNTMMAGLACGDPSPLAWNVLRDYTDVFMISPDYVAAKAMRVYGVPLSGDPFIVSGESGAVTLGALMFTMALPKYEQLRSFLDLNSDSKVLLINTEGNTDPNDFRKIVWEGSNPVPEEYRMTNTFHK; encoded by the coding sequence ATGGTTTCAGTGCCACCAATAGAATGGATGCAGAACAATAATCTAAAAAAGGAAAAGAATACCGAAGTTATTAACGAGCTCTTTCCCAAGGAAACAACTACAATAGCAAGGAACTTTCACAGAAAGATTAATGGCTACAAAATTACGCCATTAAAGAGCCTGCCTCATCTGGCAGATATGATTAATATAGGTGGAATATTTATTAAAGATGAATCACAAAGACTGAATTTAAACTCTTTCAAAGTGTTAGGTGGAACCTTTGCCATATATAATTATTTGATCAATTCTCTCAAGTTAGATTTTGAAGACATTCTCTTAGCAGATTTGAAATCTCAAATAATCAAAAAACAATTAGGCAACCTTAAGTTTGCTGCGGCAACAGACGGTAATCATGGGATGGGGATTGCCTGGGCTTCAAAACAATTAGGCTTCGAATCTATTATTTACGTTCACAAAAACACAACTCAAGCAAGGATTGATGCAATAAAGAACAATGGAGCCGAGGTTGTAATTGTAGATGGCACCTATGATGAAGCGGTTAAAAAGATATTTCGTGATTCTAAAAAGAATGGATGGCAAGTACTTTCAGATACTTCATGGAAAGGTTATGAAGATATCCCCAAATGGGTGATGCAGGGTTATACAACTATGCTGTCTGAAAGTCAAGAGCAGTTTGCTGCCCTTGGCATTGTAAAACCGACTCACATTTTTATTCAAGCCGGTGTTGGTGCTCTTGCCGCTTCGGTTATTGGATACTACCGTCAACTATTCGGCGTTGAATCACCAAAATTTATTATAGTGGAACCAACAAAAGCTCAATGCTTATATCGATCAGCAAAAATCTCAGATGGGAAAGTGCATAGTGATAATGGTGATTTGAATACAATGATGGCGGGATTAGCTTGCGGAGATCCAAGCCCGCTTGCATGGAATGTTTTACGAGATTATACAGATGTATTTATGATATCACCTGATTATGTTGCTGCAAAAGCAATGCGTGTTTATGGAGTCCCATTATCAGGCGACCCATTTATTGTTTCAGGTGAATCCGGGGCGGTGACTTTGGGAGCTTTAATGTTTACGATGGCTCTTCCTAAGTATGAACAATTGAGAAGTTTTTTGGATCTCAATAGTGATTCCAAAGTTTTATTAATAAACACCGAGGGGAATACTGACCCTAATGATTTTAGGAAAATTGTATGGGAAGGGAGTAACCCGGTTCCGGAAGAGTACAGAATGACAAATACGTTTCATAAATGA
- the ettA gene encoding energy-dependent translational throttle protein EttA, which produces MGVEANKIIYSMIGVSKYYDKKPILKDIYLSYFYGAKIGVLGLNGSGKSSLLKILAGVDQDFNGETAVSPGYTIGYLEQEPLLDESKTVKETVEEAVKEVLEVMKEYDEINTKFAEEMTDDEMNDLLERQGKVQDKLDAMGAWDIDSKLQMAMDALNCPPGDTPVKVLSGGEKRRVALCRLLLQKPDILLLDEPTNHLDAETVAWLEAELNRYPGTIIAVTHDRYFLDNVAGWILELDRGEGIPWKGNYSSWLEQKQIRLAQEEKRETEKQKTLKRELEWIRMSPKGRHAKSKARITSYEQMLKEENEKAQKEIELYIPAGPRLGNVVIEAQNVSKAYGDKLLFENLNFALPPGGIVGVIGPNGAGKTTLFRMITAKEAADSGSFRIGETVKLAYLDQSRESLDPDKTVWQQISEGADVIQLGNKQVNSRAYVGQFNFGGGDQQKKVGVLSGGERNRVHLALMLKAGANVILLDEPTNDLDVNTMRALEEGLLNFAGCAVVISHDRWFLDRICTHILAFEGNSQVVWFEGNFSDYEENRRERLGKDADIPKRIKYKKLTR; this is translated from the coding sequence ATGGGCGTTGAGGCAAATAAAATCATTTATTCAATGATTGGTGTTAGTAAGTATTACGATAAAAAACCAATTCTAAAAGATATCTACCTTTCATATTTCTATGGTGCTAAGATTGGAGTTCTAGGATTAAACGGTTCCGGAAAAAGTTCTTTACTAAAAATATTAGCGGGAGTAGATCAAGATTTTAATGGAGAAACAGCGGTTTCTCCCGGATACACAATTGGTTATTTAGAACAAGAACCATTGCTCGATGAATCTAAAACAGTAAAGGAAACAGTTGAAGAAGCAGTTAAAGAAGTTCTTGAAGTAATGAAAGAGTATGACGAAATAAATACGAAATTTGCGGAAGAAATGACTGACGATGAAATGAATGACTTACTGGAAAGACAAGGAAAAGTTCAAGATAAGCTGGATGCTATGGGAGCTTGGGACATTGATTCAAAACTTCAAATGGCAATGGATGCGTTAAATTGTCCCCCCGGTGATACGCCGGTAAAGGTTCTTTCCGGTGGCGAAAAAAGACGTGTCGCTTTGTGCAGATTGCTTCTTCAAAAACCAGATATTTTACTATTGGATGAACCAACAAATCATCTTGATGCTGAAACCGTTGCTTGGTTAGAAGCAGAACTGAACCGCTATCCCGGGACTATTATAGCCGTAACTCATGATAGATATTTCTTAGATAATGTTGCCGGTTGGATTCTTGAACTTGATCGCGGTGAAGGAATTCCTTGGAAAGGGAATTATTCCTCTTGGTTAGAACAAAAACAAATTCGTCTTGCTCAAGAGGAAAAAAGAGAAACTGAAAAACAAAAAACTTTGAAAAGAGAGTTAGAGTGGATTAGGATGTCGCCGAAGGGAAGACATGCAAAATCAAAAGCTAGAATTACATCTTATGAGCAAATGTTAAAAGAAGAAAATGAAAAAGCTCAGAAAGAAATAGAACTTTATATACCTGCCGGCCCTCGATTAGGAAACGTAGTTATAGAAGCGCAAAATGTTTCTAAAGCTTATGGTGATAAACTACTTTTTGAAAATCTAAATTTTGCACTTCCTCCGGGTGGAATTGTTGGTGTTATCGGCCCAAACGGGGCAGGTAAAACAACTTTATTTAGAATGATCACTGCAAAAGAAGCAGCAGATTCCGGTTCATTTAGAATTGGAGAAACTGTAAAACTTGCTTATTTAGATCAAAGTAGAGAATCTTTAGATCCGGATAAAACAGTCTGGCAGCAAATTTCAGAAGGGGCTGATGTAATTCAATTAGGCAACAAGCAAGTAAACTCACGAGCTTATGTTGGGCAATTTAACTTTGGTGGTGGAGATCAACAGAAAAAAGTTGGAGTCCTTTCCGGAGGAGAAAGAAATAGAGTTCATCTCGCATTAATGTTAAAAGCCGGTGCAAATGTTATTCTTCTTGATGAACCTACCAACGATTTGGATGTTAATACAATGCGTGCATTAGAAGAAGGACTTTTAAATTTTGCCGGATGCGCAGTTGTTATTAGTCACGATAGATGGTTCTTGGATAGAATTTGCACACATATTTTAGCGTTTGAAGGTAATAGTCAAGTTGTGTGGTTTGAAGGAAATTTTTCCGACTACGAAGAAAATAGAAGAGAAAGACTTGGCAAAGATGCTGATATTCCCAAAAGAATTAAATACAAAAAACTTACTAGATAA
- a CDS encoding 4Fe-4S dicluster domain-containing protein codes for MAYSITDECISCAACIHECPNEAIFENDDMRYEINHEKCTECFGLFNEPQCVNVCPVEGAIVRYKNATTSATIFKMA; via the coding sequence ATGGCTTACTCAATTACAGATGAATGCATTTCGTGTGCAGCGTGTATTCATGAATGCCCGAATGAGGCAATATTTGAAAATGACGATATGCGATATGAGATAAACCATGAAAAATGTACCGAGTGTTTTGGGTTGTTTAATGAACCTCAATGCGTAAATGTTTGTCCGGTTGAAGGTGCTATCGTTAGATATAAGAATGCTACAACATCAGCAACGATATTCAAAATGGCTTGA
- a CDS encoding sigma 54-interacting transcriptional regulator, whose protein sequence is MNKNSLQIDSLAADGVIAINKEQKVIVFDDAACRITGFGSNEVISKDISFLFPKENEREVYIISSLSTGEFFSNISLTITCTDNKELLITASITPLIQPNQGIIGLIMVFRDTNETLSLQKALAAKKDEVIQEKNKLEIIFNSLLEGTFTVNTEWEITAFNKAAEQITGFTEKEAINKKYWEILLSEDSKQDAQLKSFIAEHYSNLLRETTIIRRNGTRVPVRINSASLLNTAGEKIGRVVTFEDISVVKNLTDHITERYHFKNIIGRSKSMLKVYNLMQNVVNTDSTVLITGKSGTGKEIIARSIHINSERKSTPFVAVNCSAFAETLLESELFGHEKGAFTGAIRTKPGRFELAGEGTLFIDEIGDIPLSIQVKLLRVLENRQFERVGGTETIELKARIISATHRNLEKEIREGRFREDLFYRINVINIHLPPLKERRDDIPSLINHFIEKFNKKFKKDIHYISPNALKLVSNYEWPGNIRELENVIEHAFVVSNSEAIHTGHLPERFQNTSGELDHTDERELVEKPLDNAEKELIESMLKKFNGNRIKTAEALGINKTTLWRKMKKFNLK, encoded by the coding sequence ATGAATAAAAATAGTCTTCAAATCGACTCTTTAGCGGCAGATGGTGTCATTGCAATTAATAAGGAACAAAAAGTAATTGTTTTTGATGATGCTGCTTGTAGAATTACAGGATTTGGAAGTAATGAAGTTATTTCAAAGGATATAAGTTTTTTATTTCCAAAAGAAAATGAAAGAGAAGTATATATAATTAGCAGTTTATCCACCGGTGAATTTTTCTCGAATATTTCTTTAACAATTACATGCACGGATAATAAAGAACTATTAATAACCGCTTCAATTACTCCCTTAATACAACCAAATCAAGGTATTATTGGACTAATAATGGTTTTCAGAGATACCAATGAAACTCTTTCTCTACAAAAAGCCCTAGCTGCTAAGAAAGATGAAGTAATACAGGAAAAAAATAAACTTGAAATTATTTTTAATAGCCTTTTAGAGGGAACTTTTACAGTTAATACAGAGTGGGAGATTACTGCTTTCAATAAAGCTGCTGAACAAATAACCGGGTTTACAGAAAAAGAAGCTATAAATAAAAAATATTGGGAAATTCTACTTTCAGAGGATAGTAAGCAAGACGCACAACTGAAATCATTTATAGCAGAGCACTACTCTAACTTATTAAGAGAAACAACTATTATAAGAAGGAATGGAACTCGTGTGCCGGTTAGAATTAACTCTGCCTCTCTATTAAATACTGCCGGAGAAAAAATAGGACGTGTTGTAACCTTTGAAGATATTAGTGTCGTCAAAAATCTAACTGATCATATTACCGAAAGGTATCATTTCAAAAACATCATTGGGCGCAGCAAGTCGATGTTAAAAGTTTACAATCTTATGCAAAATGTTGTTAACACCGATAGTACTGTTCTTATTACCGGAAAAAGTGGAACCGGCAAGGAGATTATTGCCCGATCAATTCATATTAATAGTGAAAGGAAGTCGACACCTTTTGTTGCTGTAAATTGTTCTGCTTTTGCCGAGACATTGTTGGAAAGTGAACTATTTGGTCACGAAAAAGGTGCTTTTACCGGTGCCATTCGCACAAAACCGGGACGTTTTGAACTAGCCGGAGAAGGTACTTTATTCATTGACGAAATCGGTGATATTCCATTATCAATTCAAGTTAAGTTATTGCGCGTATTAGAAAATAGACAATTTGAGAGAGTCGGCGGAACTGAAACTATTGAGTTAAAAGCCAGAATAATTTCTGCAACTCACAGAAATTTAGAAAAGGAAATTAGGGAAGGGCGCTTTAGGGAGGATCTTTTTTATAGAATAAATGTCATTAATATCCATCTGCCACCTCTAAAAGAACGGCGTGATGATATTCCAAGCTTGATTAATCACTTTATAGAAAAATTCAACAAAAAATTCAAAAAGGATATTCATTATATCTCACCAAATGCTTTAAAGCTTGTTTCCAACTATGAGTGGCCCGGCAATATTCGAGAATTGGAAAATGTAATTGAGCATGCATTTGTTGTTTCAAATTCGGAAGCGATTCATACTGGGCACCTGCCTGAAAGATTCCAGAATACGTCTGGGGAATTAGACCATACAGACGAAAGGGAATTAGTTGAAAAACCACTGGATAATGCAGAAAAGGAACTAATCGAAAGCATGTTAAAGAAATTTAATGGTAACCGTATCAAAACCGCTGAGGCTTTAGGTATAAACAAAACCACATTATGGAGAAAGATGAAAAAATTCAATTTAAAGTGA
- a CDS encoding cupin domain-containing protein produces MVHEENKDIEKIEVNKISEMIEYQSGGIVSKQIIKKPNGNLTLFGFDKGESLTEHTSPFEAVVNIIEGEMEITIGGKPYNVKAGEMIIMPPNIPHGLVAKEKTKMFLTMIKN; encoded by the coding sequence ATGGTACATGAAGAAAATAAGGATATCGAAAAAATAGAAGTAAATAAAATATCGGAAATGATTGAATATCAGTCGGGTGGAATTGTAAGTAAACAAATCATCAAAAAACCTAACGGCAATTTAACATTATTCGGATTTGATAAAGGTGAGTCCTTGACTGAACACACATCCCCTTTTGAAGCGGTCGTTAATATTATTGAAGGTGAAATGGAAATTACAATTGGCGGCAAGCCTTATAATGTTAAGGCGGGCGAAATGATAATTATGCCGCCGAACATACCACACGGATTGGTAGCCAAAGAGAAAACGAAAATGTTTTTGACAATGATAAAAAATTAG
- a CDS encoding formate--tetrahydrofolate ligase produces the protein MLTSLEISRKVKLHEIKHIIERLNISEDDFEFYGKYTGKIKLSMLDKLKSQPDGKLILVTAITPTSFGEGKTLTTIGLGQALNKIGKNGIIAIREPSVGPVFGIKGGAAGGGYSQVLPMEMINLHFNGDLSAITAAHNLLAAMLDNHILKGNKLGIDVTNILWNRTMDINDRSLRQIVIGLGGRVNGIPRESNFVITAASEVMAILALATSRTDLKERLGEIIVGYSHDKKVVKAKDLQAHKAMAVLLNDAIMPNLVQTSENTPALVHAGPFANIAHGTNSVIADKIALKLADYVVTECGFGADLGAEKFFDIVCRSTDFYPSTVVIVATCRAIKLHGGVSEKPEENLYKENNEAFKKGLANLEAHIKNLKIFGVPLIVAVNRFPTDLPKEVEMIFDLCKKLDVEFAAHDAFMHGGSGAVELAKKTVALADNYTINDRKYLYNLDQSIEEKITAIAQKMYCAKDVYFEKRAKAKIKRFVELGYGNLPICIAKTQSSLSDNPKAIGVPTNWSLTVTDAKLSAGAGFIVIICGDMMLMPGLPQTPAAVNMDVDENGEITGLF, from the coding sequence ATGTTAACTAGCCTTGAAATATCACGTAAAGTAAAATTACACGAAATCAAACATATTATTGAACGATTAAATATTTCTGAAGATGATTTTGAATTTTATGGGAAATATACGGGCAAGATAAAATTATCGATGTTAGATAAACTAAAATCACAGCCTGATGGTAAATTAATATTAGTAACTGCAATTACTCCAACAAGTTTTGGTGAAGGGAAAACTCTAACGACAATTGGTCTTGGACAAGCATTAAATAAAATTGGGAAGAACGGAATAATAGCCATAAGAGAACCCTCAGTTGGTCCCGTCTTCGGAATTAAAGGCGGTGCAGCTGGAGGAGGTTATTCGCAAGTGCTCCCAATGGAAATGATAAACTTACATTTTAATGGTGATCTTAGTGCAATTACAGCCGCACACAACTTGCTGGCAGCCATGTTGGATAATCATATTCTTAAAGGAAACAAGCTTGGTATTGATGTAACAAACATCTTGTGGAATAGAACGATGGATATTAATGATCGCTCATTAAGACAAATTGTTATTGGATTAGGTGGAAGAGTAAATGGTATTCCGAGAGAATCTAATTTTGTGATTACAGCGGCGTCTGAAGTTATGGCAATATTGGCACTTGCAACTTCTCGTACAGACTTAAAGGAAAGATTAGGAGAGATTATTGTTGGTTATTCGCACGATAAAAAAGTTGTAAAAGCAAAAGACCTTCAAGCTCATAAAGCTATGGCTGTTTTATTAAATGATGCGATTATGCCCAATCTTGTTCAAACTAGTGAAAACACACCTGCACTTGTTCATGCTGGTCCTTTCGCAAACATTGCTCATGGGACTAATAGTGTAATTGCAGATAAAATTGCTCTGAAATTGGCTGATTATGTTGTTACTGAATGCGGATTTGGTGCCGATCTGGGTGCTGAAAAATTCTTTGATATTGTTTGCCGAAGTACAGATTTTTATCCTTCCACTGTTGTGATAGTTGCGACTTGTCGTGCAATTAAATTACATGGGGGTGTTAGTGAAAAACCGGAAGAGAATCTCTATAAAGAAAACAATGAGGCATTTAAAAAGGGCCTAGCAAATTTAGAAGCGCATATTAAAAACTTGAAAATATTTGGAGTACCATTAATAGTAGCGGTGAATAGATTTCCTACTGATTTACCTAAAGAAGTGGAGATGATATTTGATTTATGTAAAAAATTGGATGTTGAATTTGCAGCACACGATGCATTTATGCATGGAGGCAGCGGTGCAGTAGAGTTAGCGAAAAAAACAGTTGCATTGGCGGATAACTATACAATTAATGATAGAAAATACTTGTATAACCTTGATCAATCAATTGAAGAAAAAATAACTGCCATTGCACAGAAAATGTACTGCGCTAAAGATGTTTACTTTGAAAAAAGAGCAAAAGCCAAAATTAAAAGATTTGTTGAACTTGGATACGGAAATCTACCTATATGTATAGCCAAAACTCAATCTTCTTTGTCTGATAATCCTAAAGCAATTGGCGTTCCGACTAACTGGTCTTTAACTGTAACAGATGCTAAACTCTCTGCAGGAGCAGGTTTTATAGTAATTATTTGCGGAGATATGATGCTAATGCCCGGGCTTCCTCAAACACCTGCTGCGGTTAATATGGATGTGGATGAAAATGGAGAAATAACAGGATTGTTCTGA
- a CDS encoding DUF5698 domain-containing protein has product MLLRICDVTLGTLRTVFVVQSRKYHAGIAGFFEVLVWIFAMKYIVEHMDNTLNLLGYASGFGFGTILGITIEQKIGIGYVQVNIISNLKTDLIVDSLRNKQFGVTVMPANGINGGVNVIHTIISKRMFKRLKAIVEEIDPSGFINILPASPLRGFIHGVRK; this is encoded by the coding sequence ATGTTGCTACGTATTTGCGACGTAACTCTAGGAACGTTAAGAACTGTTTTTGTGGTTCAATCAAGAAAATATCATGCTGGTATTGCCGGTTTCTTTGAGGTACTTGTTTGGATCTTTGCAATGAAATACATAGTCGAGCACATGGATAATACCCTGAATTTACTGGGGTACGCTTCTGGATTCGGTTTTGGAACAATTCTGGGTATAACTATAGAACAAAAAATTGGAATAGGATATGTTCAGGTTAATATTATCTCTAATTTAAAAACTGATTTAATAGTCGACTCACTGAGAAATAAACAGTTTGGTGTTACTGTAATGCCTGCAAATGGTATAAATGGTGGAGTTAATGTCATCCACACTATTATTAGTAAGAGAATGTTCAAAAGGTTAAAAGCTATCGTTGAAGAGATTGATCCATCAGGTTTCATAAATATTTTGCCGGCTTCACCATTACGAGGATTTATTCATGGAGTTAGGAAATAG
- a CDS encoding NifB/NifX family molybdenum-iron cluster-binding protein yields the protein MRIAVCSIGEGKLPIIAESISTTRLFIVFDLLENKILEKIANNYSTSPSSEIFSAQLLISKGVNAVVCKKIEENAKKLFDAADVKVIENFDHELDGILNEIFMVYHNL from the coding sequence ATGAGAATAGCAGTCTGTTCAATAGGCGAAGGAAAGTTACCCATTATAGCGGAATCCATTTCTACAACGAGACTCTTTATTGTCTTCGACTTATTAGAAAACAAAATATTGGAGAAAATAGCTAATAATTATAGCACCTCACCAAGCTCGGAAATCTTTAGTGCCCAACTCTTAATTAGCAAAGGTGTTAATGCGGTGGTTTGTAAAAAAATCGAAGAAAATGCAAAAAAGCTTTTTGATGCTGCGGATGTAAAGGTGATAGAAAACTTTGATCACGAACTTGATGGAATTCTTAATGAGATTTTTATGGTCTATCACAATCTCTGA
- a CDS encoding DUF6448 family protein produces the protein MLHKVNLTKILSGLFLLFLFSNSISAHCDSVEGPVVHAAKKTLETGNLNYVFIWLQPEDEAEIEKLYKKVVKVSDINEDVRELADMYFYETVVRVHRMSEGVGYTGLEFEDFQPAVGIEAADRAIEKDSVEEILSHINDKSKQEPVKHYFTDLQSKRNFEVNDVEAGREYVKSYVHFIHYVEGLFGGATDHNDSHNKAHTH, from the coding sequence ATGTTACACAAAGTAAACTTGACCAAAATCTTAAGTGGGCTTTTTTTACTATTTCTATTTTCTAACAGCATTTCCGCACACTGTGACTCGGTTGAAGGACCGGTTGTTCATGCAGCAAAGAAAACACTTGAGACTGGCAATCTTAATTACGTCTTTATTTGGCTTCAGCCGGAAGACGAAGCTGAAATCGAAAAATTGTACAAAAAAGTTGTGAAAGTTAGCGATATTAATGAAGACGTTCGTGAATTGGCGGATATGTACTTTTACGAAACCGTAGTTAGAGTTCATAGAATGAGCGAGGGAGTTGGTTATACGGGATTAGAATTCGAAGATTTTCAGCCTGCCGTGGGAATTGAAGCTGCGGACAGAGCAATTGAAAAAGATTCCGTTGAAGAAATACTTTCTCATATTAATGATAAATCCAAACAAGAACCCGTAAAACATTATTTCACAGATCTTCAATCAAAAAGAAATTTTGAAGTTAATGATGTAGAAGCCGGAAGAGAATATGTAAAATCTTATGTGCATTTTATTCATTATGTTGAAGGGTTATTCGGCGGCGCAACAGATCATAACGATTCACATAACAAAGCACACACACATTAA
- the rnk gene encoding nucleoside diphosphate kinase regulator → MNSTAIYITKEDKTKLKKLISFSSGYRQLDKKTIQDLKSEVERAEVITDEERINDIITMNSTVRLKDLKSGVEFTYTLVYPDQANIAENKISIFAPIGTAMLGYKVGEIIEWKVPAGKRRLEILEIVSKE, encoded by the coding sequence ATGAATAGTACAGCAATTTACATTACGAAAGAAGATAAAACTAAGCTAAAGAAGTTAATTTCTTTTTCAAGCGGATATAGACAATTGGACAAAAAGACTATACAAGATCTTAAGTCTGAGGTTGAACGTGCTGAGGTTATTACTGACGAAGAAAGAATTAACGACATAATTACAATGAACTCAACGGTACGTTTAAAAGATCTTAAGTCCGGCGTGGAGTTTACATATACCCTTGTATATCCTGATCAGGCCAATATTGCGGAAAATAAAATATCAATTTTCGCACCCATTGGAACAGCGATGTTGGGTTATAAGGTAGGAGAGATTATTGAATGGAAAGTGCCTGCTGGTAAAAGGAGATTAGAAATACTAGAAATAGTATCAAAAGAATAA
- a CDS encoding putative zinc-binding protein — protein MERRKKEKPIIYSCSGCSNVAQLANDIAVKINEEEVAEMSCIAGVGGKVKPLVKTALSGRPIIVIDGCPLKCAKACLNNIGVKPDKHITLTDYDLKKKFNTKINLEDELDVYERIVEETLDLYSELETV, from the coding sequence ATGGAAAGAAGAAAAAAAGAAAAGCCGATAATATATTCATGCTCGGGTTGCAGCAATGTAGCCCAGCTGGCTAATGATATAGCCGTTAAGATAAATGAGGAAGAAGTTGCTGAAATGTCCTGCATTGCTGGTGTAGGTGGAAAAGTTAAACCACTTGTAAAGACAGCATTATCGGGAAGACCGATAATTGTAATTGACGGCTGCCCACTCAAATGTGCAAAGGCATGTTTGAATAATATCGGGGTTAAACCGGATAAACATATTACTCTTACAGATTATGATCTGAAAAAGAAATTTAATACAAAAATTAATTTGGAAGATGAATTGGATGTCTATGAAAGAATAGTTGAAGAAACACTTGATTTATATAGTGAGTTAGAAACGGTGTAG